From Phenylobacterium montanum, the proteins below share one genomic window:
- a CDS encoding nuclear transport factor 2 family protein, with protein sequence MNELEAIKHELFRLRSVTDIQNLMGRYTVNHTPKNIGSHVALFAMHRPDVSVEIGDGGVYVGAEAVRRLYQDKFVMALEGNLLIHYLATPMIEVAGDGLTAKGVWRSPGIEAVTPPDGGPPVALWSFGAYACDFVFDDGRWQIWRLHWFRTAKCSFSDGWVNDLSMARSMAITHPDVQDTTYHNPYTPSSVQDSIPPCPEPFETWTGAGWAIKEQRCRRDEQPA encoded by the coding sequence ATGAATGAGCTCGAAGCCATCAAACACGAGCTTTTTAGGCTTCGGTCCGTGACCGATATTCAGAACCTCATGGGTCGCTATACCGTCAATCATACTCCCAAAAACATTGGGAGCCATGTCGCGCTCTTCGCTATGCACAGGCCAGACGTGTCGGTCGAGATCGGCGATGGCGGTGTCTATGTTGGAGCGGAGGCGGTACGCCGGCTGTACCAAGACAAGTTCGTGATGGCGCTCGAAGGCAACCTTCTCATTCATTATCTCGCGACACCGATGATCGAGGTTGCCGGAGACGGACTTACCGCAAAGGGGGTTTGGAGATCTCCGGGCATCGAAGCCGTCACACCTCCTGATGGCGGCCCTCCGGTCGCACTTTGGTCTTTTGGCGCTTATGCTTGCGACTTCGTCTTTGATGACGGGCGCTGGCAGATATGGCGCCTGCATTGGTTCAGGACGGCCAAATGCTCGTTCTCTGATGGCTGGGTGAATGACTTATCGATGGCCCGATCTATGGCGATCACCCATCCCGATGTTCAAGACACAACCTACCACAATCCCTATACACCGTCGTCAGTCCAAGATTCCATTCCGCCGTGTCCAGAGCCGTTTGAGACGTGGACCGGCGCGGGTTGGGCTATCAAAGAACAGCGATGTCGGCGTGACGAGCAGCCCGCCTAA